In one window of Pseudobdellovibrionaceae bacterium DNA:
- a CDS encoding DNA-protecting protein DprA translates to MYTWTDIVATLSWRGHSIDKENFYKLISLGDYLKCPNQWTREVNDPKLRAWLSENPLWFEEAKRELDWCLQNNIRWSVLGGADYPESLAVQDRPPLILSYFGSPCWLKHSLLAVVGSRRPSPEALMWMEHEIPRLLDISEDLGVVSGGAMGVDQKAHSLSIRKKRPTLVFLPSGLSNIYPAALKNWVPSVIETDGAMISPFSPFSPMFKGHFHYRNRLIAALSCLVFVVQARRRSGTMITARSAFECDREIATLPFFPGQGGSQGNLDLIFDGAHIVRDHKDLAMILSCGSAVGPNADS, encoded by the coding sequence AAGCCTCGGAGATTATCTAAAATGTCCGAATCAGTGGACCCGTGAGGTGAATGATCCAAAGCTTCGCGCGTGGCTGAGTGAAAATCCGCTTTGGTTTGAAGAGGCCAAACGAGAACTGGATTGGTGCCTTCAAAATAATATCCGCTGGAGCGTCTTAGGTGGGGCCGACTATCCAGAGTCGTTGGCGGTTCAAGATCGGCCGCCGCTGATTTTAAGTTACTTTGGATCCCCTTGTTGGTTAAAGCACTCTCTCCTTGCCGTTGTGGGCAGCCGTCGGCCATCACCCGAGGCCCTCATGTGGATGGAGCATGAGATACCACGCCTTCTGGATATTTCAGAAGACTTAGGTGTTGTCAGCGGCGGGGCCATGGGCGTGGATCAAAAAGCCCATAGTTTATCCATACGAAAAAAACGACCCACTCTTGTTTTTTTGCCCTCTGGTTTATCGAACATTTATCCGGCTGCATTAAAAAACTGGGTACCCTCGGTGATTGAAACAGACGGTGCCATGATCAGTCCGTTTTCACCCTTTTCACCGATGTTCAAGGGACACTTTCACTATCGTAATCGATTGATTGCAGCGCTTTCTTGTTTAGTCTTTGTTGTGCAGGCCCGACGTCGCAGCGGAACTATGATCACGGCGCGGTCAGCTTTTGAGTGTGACAGGGAAATTGCCACGTTGCCCTTTTTTCCCGGACAAGGGGGCTCTCAGGGAAACCTCGATCTCATCTTTGATGGGGCGCACATTGTAAGAGACCACAAGGACCTGGCGATGATTTTATCCTGTGGTTCTGCGGTAGGCCCAAATGCCGATTCCTAA
- the lptF gene encoding LPS export ABC transporter permease LptF, with amino-acid sequence MLNIWRNRLVTKYIFFELLPIFAVGVLIFISIILMFESLRLSEYVIVHGADLSAMLRILFYLAISFLPVIFPMSLLFAVILTYGRMSADSEIVAFKSIGLSMSSLVTPALLLGLITTGLSAQTAFSMAPWGHRQMEVLIHELGAAKPEASIREGVFSEGFYDLVVYSQKVDTNSGWLKRVFIYDERDANAPMTIIAREGKLVADPDSINNSALLRLIDGSVHVTRGDIYTKVDFETNDLKLFTPINITEKSKTPLSLNLQELRQATSDPTRSENERRLLNVELHRRWAISFACLILTLVGVGLGTTTNKRSGKSSGFVLSVGLVMAYWIFYAGLESLAKGGSVPVAPALWAPNLIFLGIGIWAYRRTTG; translated from the coding sequence TTGTTGAATATTTGGCGAAATCGGCTGGTCACTAAATACATTTTTTTTGAGTTGCTGCCGATTTTTGCCGTGGGCGTGTTGATTTTTATCAGCATCATTTTGATGTTTGAGTCCCTGCGCTTGTCTGAATATGTCATTGTCCACGGTGCCGACCTTTCGGCCATGCTTCGCATCTTGTTTTATTTGGCCATTAGTTTTCTACCCGTGATCTTTCCTATGAGCCTGCTGTTTGCCGTTATTCTCACTTACGGGCGCATGAGTGCTGATTCAGAAATTGTAGCCTTTAAATCCATAGGCCTTTCGATGTCATCCCTGGTCACGCCCGCTCTGCTTCTAGGCCTGATCACCACAGGCCTTTCCGCGCAAACAGCGTTTAGTATGGCGCCCTGGGGGCATCGACAAATGGAAGTTTTGATTCATGAGCTGGGTGCTGCGAAACCTGAAGCGTCCATTCGTGAAGGGGTGTTCTCTGAGGGATTCTATGACCTTGTTGTCTATTCGCAAAAGGTAGATACGAATAGTGGATGGTTAAAGCGGGTTTTTATTTACGATGAACGCGATGCCAATGCGCCCATGACAATTATTGCTCGAGAAGGAAAACTCGTTGCCGACCCCGATTCAATCAACAATAGCGCTCTGCTGCGACTGATTGATGGCAGCGTTCACGTCACTCGGGGCGATATTTATACAAAAGTAGATTTTGAAACCAACGATTTAAAATTATTCACCCCCATTAACATCACTGAAAAAAGCAAGACCCCACTGTCGCTGAATTTACAAGAACTCCGCCAGGCCACGTCTGATCCCACTCGTTCTGAAAACGAACGCCGCCTGCTCAACGTTGAGCTTCACCGCCGGTGGGCCATCTCGTTTGCCTGTTTGATATTGACCCTTGTCGGTGTGGGATTGGGCACTACCACGAATAAAAGATCCGGAAAATCAAGCGGCTTTGTGCTTTCTGTGGGGCTTGTCATGGCTTACTGGATTTTTTATGCCGGCCTTGAGAGTCTTGCAAAAGGTGGATCAGTTCCTGTAGCTCCAGCGCTGTGGGCTCCCAATTTAATATTTTTAGGAATCGGCATTTGGGCCTACCGCAGAACCACAGGATAA